In Cryptococcus gattii WM276 chromosome B, complete sequence, the DNA window tccttttcttcctttcgAGCTTGGATTTCTTCCTGGCTCTCAATGCCCTCAGCTTTTTATTGCGAACACCTTTCACTCTGATCAATTTCCGCTCAAAAACCTTAACAATCTTTCCAAGCACTGATTTCTTCCAACCTATTGACTGAGCGGCACATTTAAGTACCGTTTCGTACTGTTTAGGTAGCATACCTGCTCGATCGGACGTTGAATATGAGCGAATCTTTTCGCCGGGTGTGAGAGGGAGTGGTTCACTCGAATGAGTCGAAGATGAGATCTCAGTATGTGGAATGGTTAGAAGTGAAGAGTGATATGCTGCCCAAGTGTTTAGTGGGATTAATGATGGTGGTTGCGGCTtgaaaggaggaagaggaaaacGGCTGGCATCTGAGGAACTGTTAGTTACATTCAACAATCAATGCAGGTAGGAATTTACCTTGGATAGGCGCTCGGTGATCTAGAAGGATTTCTTCGCTTTTGTTGAGGAACGCATCGAGTTCATCCTCCGGCATGCTTATGAAGTTACTGTGATTTAATTATGGTAAGTGAATTTTAGAAACAATTCGCTATGCTATACTCACAGTTTCTTAGAAGGTCCTCTATCGCGAGTTTTGAACAGGCCGTTCTCAAATCTTTCACAGAGTTCTTTCAACCAAGGAGCTTCCCCAGGAAGACCAACGACAGGGTCCTCATACACGATTGCCTTTCTTCAGTAGATATCAGGGTTGATCACTAGGAGAAAGCATAATCCACGCACCTAGGTTGACCGTCTAACCCATAGATCATTTTCATTACAATAACCCATGCCGCAGCTATGCTAACCTCTGGTGGTAACTCGTCGTACATCATCTTGGTTCTCTCGTACGTTTCCCAtacctcctctcccttcgccttccctctgtctttttcttctccttcttgttcttcctcctcctccaactCATCGTCATCAAACTCATTATCACTCagcttttctttcccttcccccTTTCTTTCCCCTACTCGTTGATCTTCTCCAGGACTTCCTgtcctctttctctttccatctttttTGCTTGATATCGAGTCATTCCCTAATCTACGACCTCTGACGGGACGCGTGACGAGAGCCGTGTGACGAGTGATGAGGCGAAAATTGATTTTCATGAGACGTAATAAGCGAATGGTCATTTGATGTATTGTGGCTACGTGATAAATCAGCTTCCAAAGCACTCGTGTTACTCCATTCATAACCTTTAAGGGGTAGTGGGAGGATGACAGATGTATTGCGAACCCCAAATCATATGATGACCACCCATAAAAAGAACAGGCCAAAGAAATAAAATGTATCACTTACGATTGCCTCCCAGACAGGAAATGATCCGCCAGCTGACAGGATAAAGGTTGAATGGAGGTATTTCTACTCCATATTTCCGTTTCAGCATACGCGCAAAGAGACGGCAGGAATCGTGGATTTTGACTGGATTTGGGGAGCGCTAAATTTGTAGATTAAGTACATGCGGTAGCAAGAGTATGATAACGCACGGATGGTGTAAGGGCTTGCATGACATCTTTATCCATGTGCTTTTTCATTTCATCAGGAATATATGTGGTGTGACCAAAGTCGATGAAAGGTATTGCCATAGTACTGATCAAACTTTGCATCGCGTTAGCATTAATCTTATCTGCGCAAAGCATACTCACCGCTCAACATCTAAACCCATAATCGGGACTCTAATTATCCAGAGGGCGACCACGAGTGTAGTAATAGTGTCCGAGGCTCGCAGTGGCCTTTTCCTCTTGAATCGAGTatctccttttttcttATCATCCATATTTGACTGATCgacttcctcctccttaTCTGACTCCTCTAAGCGCTTTATTATCTCTGGGTCCACATCAGGcccttcctccccctcatcatcgtcatcatcgCTTTCAGACTTGGAAGCGTCAGAGTCTTCATAATCAGGGTGGAGTTGATATGGATCAGGATGTTGTATAATCTCGTCATCAGAATCTTGTTCCCCGTCTTCCTCAAAGACATATTTGAACTCGGGGTGGTTATATGGGATAGGTGGAGGGGTAGGCGGGCGCATAGGTTCTTGTTTTTCAGGTATTTGGGGGAGTGGCAGTTCTGGGAGAGTAGACATAAGAAGCTGGTAGGTCCAAAGGTCTTTCACGATCATCTGCACAAAGCCCATGGTCAGCCGATCACCAATGGTAGGTTACACGACAGATTGAGCTGGAGTGACTAGGAATCATAATACACACCTCGAACGCATCTGGGAGATTCCACAGCTTTCTCAAAGCATGAACTTGATGCCTCAGGAGCAATTGAAAGGCCTGCAGCTTCAGAATCTCTGCTTGGGGTCCATGAAAGACTGTCACCATCATCAGCTCCGGTTGCGACCGTCACATAGCACTCTTTGACGCACATTCTTGATTCTTTCGTCCCTCCATTTTCCTCTTATTATACCGAGGAGCCTTGGCCAGTCTACGTCTTGTGAGAGCATAGTTAACAGCTCCGTCCACGACATGCAGCTCCGAGCGAAAATCCTGATCGACAGTCAGCTGCATAGTTAGTTACGATGGCAATGAGACCACGCACTTGGAGAACATGGCCGTCCTCGCATATTGCACTTCCTGTAATTCTATCTCTTTTCCACTTTGTGGAGCCACATACCGGGCActttctggccatcgcTATGGGTTTGTTGTATAGTATATGGTTTGTATGAGGTTCATAGGGCAAGTCGCcgaggaaagagaaagtGGAGGTTGCCGGATAAAAATATtaaaaaaaggagagaaaaaTAAATTTCCGGGCTCCCTCCACCTTCTGAGGTTTGTATGTCTAGCCAAATATTCAACATCTGCCTTTAATCGACAAAAAACATCCATAAAAAATGGCAAAGATCAAGAAGCGAGGAGAGTCCGGAGCGTTAGTATGACCACCACTCATAGGGATCACCAGCTGACAGTTATATAGGGCCAAAAACTATGTCACGAGAAACCAGGCCTTAAAAAAGCTGCAGATTTCTCTCTCCGACTTTAGGCGTCTCTGTATTTTGAAGGGTATGTCCATGATGGCACGATATGAATTAGAAACTAATCCTTGAGCTAGGTATCTACCCTCGTGAGCCTCTCAACAAGAAGCGCGCCAACAAGGGCTCTTCGGCTCCTGCTTCATTCTACTATCACAAGGACATCCAGTATCTTCTCCACGAGCCTCTGCTTGTCAAGTTCCGAGAGCACAAGGCATTTGCCAAAAAGCTTGCCAGGGCCATCGGAAGACAAGAATGGGGGTTGGCGAAGAACTTGGAAGATGCTAAGCCAGTGGCGAGATTGGATCATCTTGTCAAGGAGAGGTGAGTACTCATTGGGTCGTTTTTTGAAAACTTTCATCTAATGGCCGACGTCTAGATATCCCACATTCACTCTTGCACTTCAAGATCTTCAGGATCCCCTAAACCTTGTCCACCTTTTCTCCACCCTTCCCACCAACCCTGTCCCTGGAAAGACTCTTGTTCCTTCTGAAATCATTGCCGAGTGCAACCGTCTTATTTCTGAATGGAAGCTCTGGGCCATCAGAACTCACTCACTTCGAAAGATGTTCCTCGGTATCAAGGGCGTCTACTATGAGTGTGAGGTCCCCGGTCAGGGTGGTGAGCCTGTCAGGGTGAGGTGGCTTGAAGGTTTCGAGTTCCAACAACACGTCCCCCACGATGTCGACTTTAGGATTCTTTTGACTTTCCTTGACCTTTACAGGACTATGGTTGGATTTGTGCTTTTCAAGCTCTACACCGATGAAAACCTTGTGTATCCTCCTCCTTTGGACGTCGAGCTCGATGAGCAAGGAGAGTCTGTCGGCGCATTCAAGCTTGTTGAGAGAAAGGCTGCTGAGGGTGCCGATGGCAAGACTCAGGTGTCTAAGAAGGCTGTCCGAAAGGCCATCAAGGGCATCAAGGCAGCTGGTGATGACGCTGATGTGGACATGGATGAAGATGCTGAGGAGGCCaacgaggaagaggacgaggacTTTGTAGAGCGACCTAGCAAGGCTCAAGAGGTTGACGACGTTGCTTCGGCTCCTCTCACTACTTACAACTCTCTCCTCGCCACTTCTTCTACCCCTGCCCGGCAAaaccttctcttctccccttACACCTTTTATCTTTCCCGAGAAACCTCTTCCAGAACTTGGGAATTCGTCGTCCGTGCCATGGGCGGCAAGGTCATCACCTCGCTCACCGCTCCCACCCCAGCCGATGCCCCCAATGTCGACTCTATCACCCACGTTATCATCGACCGACCTATCACCGCCgagaggatgagggagatggaagCTGGTAGGAAGTGGGTCTGGATCCAACCTCAATGGGTTGCGGACTGTGTGAACAAACAAAAAATCATTAGCAGCGAAGGCTATGGCCCTGGTCAGCTTCTCCCTCCTCATCTCAGTCCTTGGGACGGTGAGGGTGAGTTGTACAGGCCCTGGTTGGAAGAGCAAGGTGGGAAGGCTGCCGAGGGCGAGGAAggtgaggatgaggaggaagctGCCGAGCAGGATGAGGACGAGTctgaggatgaagaagagaaagacAAGGAGGAAGTTGCCGCTGAATACCCTCCCGCTCTCCTCGCTGCCGCTCAGAACCCCTCAGATGCTTCTCTCCTCCACGCCGCTGAACTCGAAGCCGAGACCAACGGTGTTTCTCACTCTGCTTTCCGCGCTCAACTCAAAGAGGCCACCAAGGTTCACGCCAAGAAGGTTCCTGTCTCTcagaaagagaagaaaggagaggaggattTGAGGAAGATCATGATGAGCAACAAGAAGGCTAAGCTCTACGAAAAGATGCAGTACTCCAATCGCGAAAGGGCTGctgagaaggagaagctcgagaagaagagaaaggctatcgagaagaggaaggcCAAGGCTTAGTTTAGAGATAGGGGACATGTGCGATTCACTTTCGGCTCTCTATTGCATCTTGTTTAGACATACCCATGTACTTGTTTGATATAGCTACATCACGTCTTGGCAATTACTACTACTGAACCATGTTTCATGACTTTAAGAACTTCGGTGAGCAAGAGTAGGTGTGGCTTGGTTGACGGGCATGACGACTGAAAAGAAAGTCAGTCTGGTATACATTTCCTTGGGGATCAGTTGTCTTACAAAGTTGCGCAATATTGACATGCGCAGGCCTAGAGGCACACCAAACGATTTCTTCGGCAATATCCTGAGCAACCACTGACCAACTCGTCAGCCTCGTTGCCATTTTTACTTTGGAATGTAACACGCACAGGGCTGAATCCCCTTGTAAACGGCATCAGCAGCGTCCTTGTCGCCCCTGAACCTGACAATGGAGAACTCTGTCTCCACCATACCCGGTTGAACCTCACAGACTCTGATGGGGGTGTTGACAAGTTCTCTCAATAAACTGCCGGTGAAAGCGGCAAGGGCATGCTTGGTAGCGCAGTAGATGGAGCCGCCAGCGTAAGGTTCACGACCGGCAATAGAACCGAGGTTGATGATCATGCCAGCGTTTCGTTGCTTGAATTGACGAACAAAGATCTGAGTCAAGTGAATGAGACCGAGGACTGGAAAAGTATAATTGTTCAGTATGGTAAAATAAATCATATATATGGCAGCTTACCGTTGGTTGAGAACATCACATTGATGTCATCGTCGGCTGCAGGACATTTATACTGGGTAAGCTCAACATTTCAATCAACGACGAGAGGATGTGTGACTAACAAATGTCTAACGTGAAGTACCATCGCTTATCAGCCTCATTCCTCCATTCATTCAGGATGATAACATACCTCCCACTTGTTCTTTACCTCTTACCATACCTGCATTGTTGACAAGACTGTGAGAGACACTCGAATTAGATTATACATTACTTGCCAACCAACAACCATGCACACTGACATGTCAACTTCCAAGCCTTCAAGCTTACCGGGGATGGCATCCAAGTGTTCGTTCTTCTGCATGTCCGCTTCGATAACTACCACTTTACCGCCCTCCTTTAACCCAGACTCTTTGTGGGCAGCTTCACATTTGGCTTTCACTGCTTGAAGCTTGTCCGCTCGTCGAGCCATGAGGACGACATTGGATCCGCATTTGGCGAAGAGTTCGGCGGTTGAGGCACCGATACCGGCAGAGGCACCAGTCACAAGGACTTGAATAAGATATCAGGATGGTACGTCTTTGAGTACATAGCTATTGGAGAGCATACCAGTTTTACCAGCCAATCTATGTCGTCAAGTTACAAGTTAGCCGCATAACTTTTACCAGATAAGAAAAGGGGCATGCTGTGAACGTACCGAGAGGTGTTGAACACAGACATGGTTCTGATCTGTTGTAGGACCACTTTTCTTCTAGTTTGGAGTAGTAAAAGATTCGTTGTTGTTTTTGTCAAGATATTAAACATTGTTTTATAGCTGAAGTCAACTCTCCGGAGGGGCAGTGGCCGGAACGAACGGGAGGGATGTGAAATGGTTATATGGACGGAAGCTAATTGTGTGCCGAAAGACCTCGGCTAAATCGCAACTGCCGACCACCGAGATAACGACAATGAACGACACTGTGGGGCAACGCCCGACCCCTACGAGTTTAAGTGATAAAATGTCTAATGCGTGAGCTCCCAACGCAACGCAAACAGGCTCCTGCTATAGGGAGCTTAATGTCAATACTTATTAGTCTGAGTAATAAGCACAagagggaaaaagaaaggTTGTCTATTGCTCTCCGCATTCAGCAACCTCCGCTCACACTCTCCGTCGGTTGTTCACTTCGGATTCTCCGGTGATAACTCCGTCTTCCGCTTGACTGCTTGATCTCACCTTTTCTCCAAGAGTGCTTGATGATGTAGAAGAAGCTTGTGTAGTCTATTGGCTGTGGTACAATATTCATTGAGTTGCTAATATGATTTGCAATGCTACATACACGTATCTATACAACATTGCTGTTGTGACGAACTATAAACTGGCGCTTCATGGAGTCATAAACCATTCTACAATAATGTTCTTCACTTCTACTGCCACTATTACTCTGCACCATTAAGGCTGCACATACCGCGCTATTGAAATTATCAGTGACTGCCTATTTATAAGGGCAGAAATGCACTCACATCAATAATCCCCTCACTTCGTTCACTGGCGTCACTGCCTGTTGCACCATGCCTAAAAAAACCTTGCAATTCGGCTATGCAGTCATTGCCCTCACCATCTGATAGGGCAACCCTACTGTAATACAACGATTATATCTTGTCTGGAAAGGCCAGTGACGGACATATGGCGGTATGCAAAGAACACTGagccttcatacagcaTCCAGCCCCGTCCGATCAAGGAAAttaagctgaagagcgctcAGTTAGTACCATGGTGGGGACCACGTGCGAATCCGGATACCGTGGCTTCCATTTTTgcttttccttttttttttttttctttttggcATGGAACAATATACGTTTTTTTCCTAGTGTATAGAGGAGGTTTGCGggatggaaagagagaTGAACCTTTTATCTTGCTACCCCAGCAGCGCCAAAGGAGGACTGGTACTTCCCGCGGCCCCAGCAGcaccatcttcatcctcgaAGAAATGCCCAAGATTGTGCAACGTCCCAACAAGATCGCCAATTGACGCATTATCCATGACCATTGATTCATTTGTGGGTGGTGAAGCAGGAATGTCAAGACTGACTTGGCTCGCATTTGGCCCGAACGATCGCATGTCTGCGAATTGGACGACTGAGAAATGTGCAGATGCTGCTCTGGTCTCGGTAGCACAGGTATTGAAGACAGCACGAACGTTTTCTCGAGTGAGGGTCGATAGCTCTTTTGCCTTTGGCACACTCCATCCACTTTCCTCTACCACTCCAAACACTTCACCGTAGCCAGGTAACATTGCACCATTATCGCCAGTAGCTATTGCCGTAGCAGTCACCGGCATGTCTAGGACATCAAGCGCTTGAGAAGCATGCTTAGTAGTAAGCAATCTCAGGAGAGGCTGCAAAAGTTCATTCCCGTGCGCTTGGAGCGGTACTCTAGCTTCCGGAGATTGAAGGACCAACTTGAGTACTTGCATACTCTTTTCTCTCATCCAATCATACGTGTTGAGAACGAAGCCCAAAAGGAGCGTGACGATATCCAAAGCATGGGTAGGCATGTAGTCGCGCAAAAGACTTGCTGCTTGACGGATAAAGTCATCTTTGGACCTGAAGCGGACTTTGGCGAATGAAGTAAGGAGACGGGAAAAACCAGCTTGACCTTGTTGGTCTGCTATCTCAGCCAGGTCGAGCGCCATACCAGCTAGCTCTTCGTTAGGTTCTCCAAGATCTGTCGAGTGAAGCATCCAGGGTAAGGCGGCAATGAAACCGTGGATCAATCGGTCATTCGGGGCATCAATCAACTCATCGTGGGAAGCACTAGTTAGACGGCGAATAAGGTCAAATGTCAAGAATGCTGTTTTCGACGATCGCAAGCCGACTAGAAGTAGAGATTGAAGATAAGGTGGGGGGCCGACCCAATCTGCCGGCCGATACGAATTGAGAAGTTGAACAACCGCTGGATCGGAGAGGTTAGTTTTGTCCAGAACATGCGAGAGCAATTCTATAACTTCGGAAAATTCGGTCTCGTAGGGCGTAGTGAGGCATGCAAGACTACACCAGAAGATCTGGGGATATGCCAATGCTTCGGCTTGGCTGAGAGACTGTACGATAGAGGCGAACGTTCGGAGTACCTCTGAGTTAAAAGTCTGGATTTCAGGGGATGAGCTGCCTATCGTACTTGAAAGACGTGCCAGAATATCCGAGACCATGCGTGGGTTGACCTTAGGAGAAAGAATACGCAGAACTTGGAAAGATCGACAAGCCAAATGCCGCATTGGGCATGTAGTGGCCCAGCTCAAAGCAAGTTCGCCCCAATGCTGGCGAACCTTGGGTTGTAGAGGGAGGAGAATCCCAAGAATCTTTACAACAAGTGTAGTCATTTTGGTAGGCGCAAGAAATGCGACGTCGGTCCCGCCCATATCGTCACTCTGCCAAAACGTGTTTCTGGTTCGCGCCAGCGAGGTCACCTGGTGCTCAGCTGACGCCCAAATCGCATGCGCGTCTTTAGATGGCACTCTGGAAAAGTCACAGATCCACGCTCTGAGAACTTGGAAGAGCACGATCTGTGCTTGCTCTCTCAGCGTTGATGAAGGGTGATCACATTGTATGAGAGCAGCATGCAGTAGAGCCGGCAGTTTCTGAGGCAGATCTACATCTCCGAGTCGATGGGGTAGCAGCTCACTCGCGAAAATTAACGCCAACTGCCCTGTGGAGAATGTTTGTGACTTTGTCGAAGGTGCGCTCATAATAGTGTCAAGATTTGCAAGTGATGACATGGGACTTGGCGGCACATCCGCGTCAGGTAAGGCGACCATGGCGTTGGGCTCGACTAAATTGCAAATATCCTCGAAGATTGAATCTGCGACCGGGCTGCTAGCAAGGCAAGCGATAATCCTCTGAGCATGCTCGACAAAATCAGGCGATCTTCGTTTTCCACCTTGCTCAAATAGGAACTTGACAAGCGCGGTTGTATTTTCTGATTTAATGCTATCAGATCCGACAAATGAAAGGATGATCCCCTTAACCTCTTCGATATAATCATCGCCAAACCTCACGCCTAAGTAGACGAGGTTATGCAGTGCTTTCAACTGTCTTGTAACTTGCTCAGCCTCAAGTTCAGATGTGTCTGATACCACCTCCAAGTGCTGTGCCCAAGGGCTAATTATACACAGCGTGGCTTGTCGCCGCGGAGCTTCAAGCTGGCTCAAGCGAACAGTACACTCGCTGAGGAACTCGAAAGAGCTATCGGCATAGATTGCAGCCAGCTGACTGGACAATATGGTCTGGGCCTTCCGATAAATAACCTGGGAAAAACTGCCGACTGATGGGAGCATTTTACTTGCTGCGATTTGGTGCTCTGGAAGCACGAATAGAGCTTCTATCAGTTGGAAAGCTCGTTGTCGGATATGGGAGACAGGATGACCAAGCTTTGACAGGGTTAGACACGCGATCTGTTCGATAGGCAAAGTAATAAGACCCTCGGATAGAAGGTCCGCCACGACACCAAAGAAGGATGAGTCAAGGGGAAACTGTTCGCCTTCACCAAATGACTGGTGCAAAACCTCATCCAAAAGACGCTCACATTGCCAGTTGTATTTGAGCAAAGCAAACAAAGCTCTCCTTTAAAAATATTAGTTATCACTCTGAACAACTAAGATCACCGCAACTTACTTTCCGGTCACATTATGCGATGCATTTCCAGACCCGAACATACCTCTTATCCACCTCAATACTAAAAGTGGCTCTACAATATGCTCTGACGCTTGTTGTGCGGGGCTTGAGTCAGAGACTGATATCAACTTTCCTTGCTGTGGATGACCATCAGCTACTAATCCCTCGTCAAACCACAATCAGCTTGACTCACGCAAAGTCCTGCCATAGCCTCTGCTGCCGCCATCGACAGTAGCTTAGTCTTGTTCTGCAAATTATCCAGATATGTCGCCTTATCTTTTTCGCCCTTGTAACCCCCCGCGGCCGCCTGCAGCATTTGACTTTCTCTGGCCTTTGCAACATCAGGCCGACGCCCGACCAGGCACCACTCAGTACACAGTTTGAAAATGGCACCGCGCATGTCTTCACCCAAGAAGCGGTGCGAGGAATCTAGCTTACCAAGGGCATTGGTAAGGTTTTCAACAACGACGCAAAATGAGCGACGAAGATTCTGAAGGTCGAAATCCTCCTTGACAGATCGATCAGATAAGAGGGAGTATGTGAGTTTAACGAAGCCTATCATAGACGACAAGTTTGCGAGGTGAGAACTAGATTTGGTGTCGAGGACAAGAGGCGAAATGAGTCGGAAAATGTGTGCGAGCGCAGTCCAGATGTTGGCGTTTGGCGTCTTCTTGGTGGTACCCTCTCGCGATGTCCCCCCAACCTTTGTGCCATCCATCAGCCGCCTAGCCAAGGTCAGCAGTTGTTCAGCCAATGGCCTCAACATCCCCTGCCTGATCGACCCCAAAGCATGAACAGCCGCATCCTTGAACCGCGGATCTTCCCACCCTAGCAGTGACGTCAAATACGTAAACAAGCCTGGTGAattgatggtatcttgATTGAGAATGATCATCTCTTTGGCTGTCGATCTCTGTATCGGAGGCGTGGATGGAGGAGGGCCATTTGGATTCGGCGGACTAAGTGTAGCGCATAAAACACTGTGATAAGCCCTCCAATGCTCTGCAAGAACGGCAACGTCCGATGAGGTCTTGGTGGATGCATATCGACCACCATTCCGACTCGGTGTCCCGCGCATAGCACCCCCTGCCACAACTGCCACATGCGCTTGTAATCTCAACACCAAACCACCTACAACAGATCTCAATTCGTGTGCAGCGCTTGGCAACGTCTCTGCAGCTTTTCCAATGAAGTACGGTAATACAGCTAGCCATAGCGT includes these proteins:
- a CDS encoding Hypothetical protein (Similar to TIGR gene model, INSD accession AAW41696.1; CNB01270), with the translated sequence MARKCPVCGSTKWKRDRITGSAICEDGHVLQDFRSELHVVDGAVNYALTRRRLAKAPRYNKRKMEGRKNQEFFHGPQAEILKLQAFQLLLRHQVHALRKLWNLPDAFEMIVKDLWTYQLLMSTLPELPLPQIPEKQEPMRPPTPPPIPYNHPEFKYVFEEDGEQDSDDEIIQHPDPYQLHPDYEDSDASKSESDDDDDEGEEGPDVDPEIIKRLEESDKEEEVDQSNMDDKKKGDTRFKRKRPLRASDTITTLVVALWIIRVPIMGLDVERLISTMAIPFIDFGHTTYIPDEMKKHMDKDVMQALTPSRSPNPVKIHDSCRLFARMLKRKYGVEIPPFNLYPVMNGVTRVLWKLIYHVATIHQMTIRLLRLMKINFRLITRHTALVTRPVRGRRLGNDSISSKKDGKRKRTGSPGEDQRVGERKGEGKEKLSDNEFDDDELEEEEEQEGEEKDRGKAKGEEVWETYERTKMMYDELPPEVSIAAAWVIVMKMIYGLDGQPRKAIVYEDPVVGLPGEAPWLKELCERFENGLFKTRDRGPSKKLNFISMPEDELDAFLNKSEEILLDHRAPIQDASRFPLPPFKPQPPSLIPLNTWAAYHSSLLTIPHTEISSSTHSSEPLPLTPGEKIRSYSTSDRAGMLPKQYETVLKCAAQSIGWKKSVLGKIVKVFERKLIRVKGVRNKKLRALRARKKSKLERKKRIEEARMAKSKNVAAKGDGLPARAASNARANDKTTKNGRTRATSAAKAPNRRPSHREIAPSRATSTASITAAPSRPPREGRATRTSSRALSTESGPYRARTRSQTACEAVAEGQFPTPKTSVAATPVIVTPVIATPKASKTNSRVRSVSPTYVTPKRPKIMAAPNSAKTSRENSRARSGTPSSRPLTVRTRSMTSLVGEL
- a CDS encoding NADP(+)-dependent 3-hydroxy acid dehydrogenase, putative (Similar to TIGR gene model, INSD accession AAW41491.1), translating into MSVFNTSRLAGKTVLVTGASAGIGASTAELFAKCGSNVVLMARRADKLQAVKAKCEAAHKESGLKEGGKVVVIEADMQKNEHLDAIPGKLEGLEVDILVNNAGMVRGKEQVGADDDINVMFSTNVLGLIHLTQIFVRQFKQRNAGMIINLGSIAGREPYAGGSIYCATKHALAAFTGSLLRELVNTPIRVCEVQPGMVETEFSIVRFRGDKDAADAVYKGIQPLVAQDIAEEIVWCASRPAHVNIAQLCKTTDPQGNVYQTDFLFSRHARQPSHTYSCSPKFLKS
- a CDS encoding Ribosomal large subunit biogenesis-related protein, putative (Similar to TIGR gene model, INSD accession AAW41492.1), whose amino-acid sequence is MAKIKKRGESGAAKNYVTRNQALKKLQISLSDFRRLCILKGIYPREPLNKKRANKGSSAPASFYYHKDIQYLLHEPLLVKFREHKAFAKKLARAIGRQEWGLAKNLEDAKPVARLDHLVKERYPTFTLALQDLQDPLNLVHLFSTLPTNPVPGKTLVPSEIIAECNRLISEWKLWAIRTHSLRKMFLGIKGVYYECEVPGQGGEPVRVRWLEGFEFQQHVPHDVDFRILLTFLDLYRTMVGFVLFKLYTDENLVYPPPLDVELDEQGESVGAFKLVERKAAEGADGKTQVSKKAVRKAIKGIKAAGDDADVDMDEDAEEANEEEDEDFVERPSKAQEVDDVASAPLTTYNSLLATSSTPARQNLLFSPYTFYLSRETSSRTWEFVVRAMGGKVITSLTAPTPADAPNVDSITHVIIDRPITAERMREMEAGRKWVWIQPQWVADCVNKQKIISSEGYGPGQLLPPHLSPWDGEGELYRPWLEEQGGKAAEGEEGEDEEEAAEQDEDESEDEEEKDKEEVAAEYPPALLAAAQNPSDASLLHAAELEAETNGVSHSAFRAQLKEATKVHAKKVPVSQKEKKGEEDLRKIMMSNKKAKLYEKMQYSNRERAAEKEKLEKKRKAIEKRKAKA